GAAAGCATGAATAGGGAGAAAGCAAATTGTATAACTCTATAAAAAAGTAAAAGCCTCGAAAGGAGAGGCTTTTGATGTTTGGAGTGTATATGGCTCAGGTCAGACTCGAACTGACGACCAAGGGCTTATGAGTCCCCTACTCTAACCAACTGAGCTACTGAGCCGAAATTTCCCAACTGATATTTAAATATATCAGAATTTGCTTTTCATGACTAGACCCTAGAAGCAGAAAAATAAAAATTTTCCCTTGTCTTTCCATATTTAAAAAGCAAATGAGGGAGTACATCTCCCTCAATGGCACAAAGTCATTTCCTTGCTAATAGCTGTGTTAGTTAAACACGAGGAGGCAAGAAAGCGATGGGGTTAACAGCACCTTTACCGGAAGGGTGAACCTCAAAGTGTAAGTGAGGACCAGTACTAAAACCAGTACTACCCATAGCAGCAATCACTTGACCTTGCTGTACTTGTTGACCTGCTTGTACCATCACGCGGCTATTATGACCATAGCGAGTCAAGCTGCCGTCTGGGTGACGAATATCTACAAGGTTGCCATAACCACCATTATTCCAACCAGCTCTTTCAACTACACCTGCTTGTGTAGCATGAATTGGAGTCCCCGTAGAGTTGGCAATATCAATACCTCTATGCATTCTGCCCCAGCGTGGACCATAACCAGAGGTGAGAACACCTTTAGCGGGCCAAATGAAACGAGCAGAGATGGTGGGGTTTGTTTCATCAATTGGTCTGGGTAGGTATCTGTCTACTGCTGCCAGAGGGGGCAATTGAGGAGAAACTGTTCTTCCCCGCATAGAACCAAGAGAACGAGATGCATCTGAATCAGAGGGGGGTGCTGCCATTCTCGTGGTGGGGGGAGTCCAGCGAGGTGCAGGTTGACCTGGTAAGAATTCTGGGTTCAGGGGTTCGTTACTGGGTCTGTTGACTCTGTAGGATGGCTTCACCGGTTGACTGGTGTAGCTGTTGTAGTTATTTCCCATTGGTTTGGGAACGGGAATATAAACCGCCGCTCTATTTTCATTGATGGTGGTAACAGTTACCGAGGCAGTGGATTGATTATTTTCTTCTGCTTCGTACTGGGTACCAGACTGTTGAGCGCGATATTTGGCTCTTAATCTCTCGATTTCAGCTTGTAGAACCCGCAGACGAGGATTGCTTTTCGCATTTTTTGCTCTGTTCTCTGGTCGGCGAGCCAACTGCATTTCTGCAATGACTGTGGGTACAGGGGTATCACCGCCCATACCATAGGTGGTAGCTGCTGTGGGAACAGTGGGATTAACTGGTAAGTTGACAACACCTGCTTGTGTTTTGGTTGTAGCTTCTGGAGTAGTTGCTACTGAAGGGGTGACAACAGGGGTATTGTTAACTGCCTGGGGGGTGGGGTTAACAGAAGTGACTGTAACCGAGTTACTGTTATTTTTGGCTTCTGCTGGAATTGTCAGCTTTTGGCTGATTTGCAGCTCATTAGGGTTGCTAAGGTTGTTTGCCTTGGCGATCGCGGCTACGGATGTACCATGATTCTGGGCGATCGCAGCTAGGGTATCTCCAGGTTTTACCTCATAACCACTACCCACAGGGGTAGCGACTGATGGGGCTATTTGTGGAGTATTAGCAGTATTTCTCTGTTTTAATCTGGAAATTAAACGTTCACGGCTAGCCTGAGCCGCAACTTCTGGCTGTTCTGCATCCGCCTTAGGCTGTGCCACTGCCAATGATTCTGTTCCCAAATTGACCTGGGATGGGTTTTGGGTCTCCTCAGACCGCAACTCCGCCAAACTAGACTTGAGACTATAGGACTTTTGTTTTAAGCGGTTTAGGGCGAATTCTTGTTGTGCTTTCAGTTGAGCATTGACATCATTGCTCACTGTACCAACTGTGACTGCCGTTTGTGGTTGTGCAGTTAAATATGTGGTTTGCCCGCTCACAATAGCTGTGGATGCAGTCTCACCTTGATTATTAGCTGCTGTTAAATTGGTGCTGGGAACAGCGATGTTCAGGCTATTTGCCAAACGTTGCTGTCTCAAGGTGGCGATTGATGTCGGAACTGACAACCCATTGGCAGCCACTTGTAACTTAGCTCCAAGCCCAGGTACCTGTGAAATTGCAGTCGGTTCCACAATGACAGGATTCTCTGGCAGAGTCACTGCGGATGTTGCTTCAGACTCCAGCTTTCTGCTAGGAGCAAATTTCACCTCGGTATCAGCAGCAGGAATAGTAGAGGCTGTATTTTGATTGCCTACGGGTTCTGCTGCCAGGGCTTGGTCGCTTTGTCGAGTCACCAAGAGACTGGTTGCTCCCATCGATAATGCCAAACCAATCATGGCGGCTTTCGTTGGCACCCGGCGATTTGCCCGTGGATTAACTAAATTTACCTGTTCCACCGGAACGTCCTCACTTTGGGTGTTTTCCAGCACAGCTTTTACTCTTTTTTTCAATGCTCGTTTCAAAGACGACCTCCTATGATCACTAGCGCTTAACTGACCTCGATAATTTTCAGTCGGATACTAGTCAATGATTTAGATCACTACGAGAAATAGATCAAGATCACACTCACCAGAGATACTTAGGCAAGATTAACCTGCTTCTCTGATTTAGACAAGTTCACATCATTTAGCAAAAATTAAATTTTTGTGATGACTTGTCTTAAAGTACCCTATCTTTGCTTTCTACGCACTCCTCACAACCTACGTGTTTTGCTCTTTACAGAGGCTTTAACTAATCTTGTTGAAATTTCAACATGACTAGCAAGTAAACATCCACGGAGTTTCCTGTCTGGGCAAGCAACTAAATGCTTGGTCTTTTGGAAAGAACGATAACCTGCTTAGTAGATATCTTCAAAGGTTTTTCGCTCTATCCGTCTTCCCAACACGAGACTTTACGTTGATTATTCCCCAAAATACAACCGTATAAACGCTCAGGCACTTCTACCTTCATCGAATATTTATTGAACCATGGGACTGTCATCATACATGGAAACGCTTGTGATTAGGACTTTCATCGGACTCTATAGGGATAATTCCACTTCACCAAAATCTATCATTTTCATTCCCGTCAGTGGCTTTTTATCCATATGAATTTCTTATATAAACCTGCTGTTTTTTCTAAGTAATTATGCTGCCATCTATTAAATAAAATTTACGCAAACTATATATAGGGATTTTGTATTGCGTTGTACATGTTGATGCATTCTTTAACAAAGAACCATCTGACGTTACAATATCCGCCCATGATAAGTAATTTTACTTAATAATTTGATGATTTTGTTATCGGTAAGGAAAAATTAATCGAGGCATCCTAACTGGCGACGAGCTTCAAACAAACCAACTGCAACGCTTACAGAGAGGTTAAGACTGCGTACATGAGGCTCAGTCATGGGGATATACAACAGGTGGTGACAAGCAGATAAAACTGTATCAGGTAAACCAGTAGTTTCACTGCCAAAAAGTAACCAATCATCGGGTTGGTATTGAAATTTTACGTAATTACAGTTACCACGGACACTGAACCCTAAACATCTACCGCCGCGTTGTTGATATACATTTGTAAAGGCTGGGATGGACTCGTGGTAGTGGAGTTTGACGTAGGGCCAGTAGTCTAACCCTGCACGCTTGAGATAGCGATCGC
The Calothrix sp. 336/3 DNA segment above includes these coding regions:
- a CDS encoding peptidoglycan DD-metalloendopeptidase family protein encodes the protein MLENTQSEDVPVEQVNLVNPRANRRVPTKAAMIGLALSMGATSLLVTRQSDQALAAEPVGNQNTASTIPAADTEVKFAPSRKLESEATSAVTLPENPVIVEPTAISQVPGLGAKLQVAANGLSVPTSIATLRQQRLANSLNIAVPSTNLTAANNQGETASTAIVSGQTTYLTAQPQTAVTVGTVSNDVNAQLKAQQEFALNRLKQKSYSLKSSLAELRSEETQNPSQVNLGTESLAVAQPKADAEQPEVAAQASRERLISRLKQRNTANTPQIAPSVATPVGSGYEVKPGDTLAAIAQNHGTSVAAIAKANNLSNPNELQISQKLTIPAEAKNNSNSVTVTSVNPTPQAVNNTPVVTPSVATTPEATTKTQAGVVNLPVNPTVPTAATTYGMGGDTPVPTVIAEMQLARRPENRAKNAKSNPRLRVLQAEIERLRAKYRAQQSGTQYEAEENNQSTASVTVTTINENRAAVYIPVPKPMGNNYNSYTSQPVKPSYRVNRPSNEPLNPEFLPGQPAPRWTPPTTRMAAPPSDSDASRSLGSMRGRTVSPQLPPLAAVDRYLPRPIDETNPTISARFIWPAKGVLTSGYGPRWGRMHRGIDIANSTGTPIHATQAGVVERAGWNNGGYGNLVDIRHPDGSLTRYGHNSRVMVQAGQQVQQGQVIAAMGSTGFSTGPHLHFEVHPSGKGAVNPIAFLPPRV
- a CDS encoding tRNA (cytidine(34)-2'-O)-methyltransferase; its protein translation is MPQVVLINPLIPPNTGNIARTCAATGTELHLVGPLGFEISDRYLKRAGLDYWPYVKLHYHESIPAFTNVYQQRGGRCLGFSVRGNCNYVKFQYQPDDWLLFGSETTGLPDTVLSACHHLLYIPMTEPHVRSLNLSVSVAVGLFEARRQLGCLD